ttgtgtttttatcgtGTGTTTATCGTGTTTTGATCGTGCGTTTATCGTGTGTatcgtgtttttattgtgtgtttatcaTGCATTTATCTTGTGTTTATCGTGTTTTTATCGtgtgtttattgtgtttttatcgtgtttttaTTGTGCGTTTATCGTGTGTTTATCGTGTTTTGATCGTGCGTTTATCGTGTGTAtcgtgtttatattgtgtgtttATCATGCATTTATCTTGTGTTTATCGTGTTTTTATTGTGCGTTTATCGTGTGTTTATCGTGTTTTGATCGTGCGTTTATCGTGTGTTTATCATGCGTTTATCGTGTGTatcgtgtttttattgtgtgtttaatGCATTTTTATCGTGCGTTTAtcgtgtttttatcgtgtttttatcgtgtgtttatcgtgtgtttatcatgttttattgtgtgtttatcgTGTTTTTATCGTGTGTTAATCGTGTGTTTATCATGTTTATCGtgtgataaaaaaaacaaacgGAATTAACGAGCCATTAGGTTTTACTGTCGCCAGAATTATTTGCTGAGGGCGTTTCTCAGTTTAACATCAGGTCCGctgttctgattggtcatttttgagctgcctagtcccgcccctcacgtgcctctctgcctgtgagttaccagactctctctctgtgcagaattaaacagaggacgagtctggcaggccaggctacttatCATCTGGGTAATGACATATACATTTTTCCACGTACAGGAGTAATACGCTCACGCACCTCTAGGGGTACCCCTGCCTGGGAATCACTGATCCTGACTCCTAAAACAGAAGCAGACTCAAGCGTCACCTTGCCAGCGTGGTTCTTCACTCAGGATCTTCTCTATCAGGGCAGTGCTTGCTGCTTGTCCAGACTGCCCGTCTCCTCCACCTCCTTCCGCCGCCCCCGAGCCTCCCTGAGACTCCATCACCTGCATTTCTCTGCAGGACACAAACAGACTGTCAGCCACGGCGAGAGGGGGAGGGGGTAAACAGCTGGAATAACCTGATACCTGATATCATACACTGGGCTGCGCAGGTCATGTGATCCGTGAGCAAAGGCGCAGTGGGAGCCGTTCTTGCTGCAGTGGCCTTTGGAATCCGTCTCATGGATGCACGAGCCGGTCTTATAGTAGCGGAGGTGGTATCTCCGCTCCGTGTCTCCGGCTGTTCGGTGCAGGAAGGGACATCTGGAGCACACAGGTGGGGTTAAATCAGGGTTCAAGGATGTTTAATGTCAGCAaacctttaaataacaacagataaGGTTTAACACTGGTGACACAACAAGACAGAGGCGGGCAGGCAGCGATTAGTTGTAAAATCTGTAGGGGTGCAGCAAACATTTAAAGATCTAGAGAGCACCGTTTATAAAGTGGCTTTGCAGCTGGAGAGGCCGTCTGCACACGAGTCAAAACAAAAGCTGTCAGTGTCTGTGGTAAATGAGCTGCATCCCATAATAGTTTAAACCTATCAGCCGCTCAAAAGTTACAAACTCATCACTGAAATTGTAAAATAGTAATATCACGGTAAATAATATGTTGTACAAGAGCATTTGAGTTACTTGAGTCTctgatttaaacttttttttttcacatttgttcAGCCAAGCTTCCCGAAGCGCTGCTGAGCTGAAAACAGGATTGATCCAGAATGGTTAGGGCTTCAAACCAGTCAGCATAAGTAGAAAACACACAGCTGCACTCCCACTGTCTTTTATTTAAGGTCATCTAAACAGGATCTCCCTGCTGAGAACAAAGCAGATGCTAAATCTGTGTGTTGGGAGGTCCTAAAAAGGCCAAAAGGAGAATTACGGCGGGTCCAGGCTGAAGATGTATGAGCACTCTTTCAGATTAAAATGTACAAGTCTGAAGGATGATGCTCCAGAATTACACAACACACCCGATACGACTCGTGGTAACCACAACAAGCTAGCAGCATTCTGAGGAAACAAGCTAACAGCCTTAAACACGGGCCCATCACAGCTCCTTCTGATGTGGCCCGTGGGCCTCAACACAACGGTAGAACGTAGTCGTGCTACAAGCAGACAGCGTTCTTTCATGTCAAGTTTTTCACTCATGTAAGGTCATGCAAAAACGCATGAAAACAGAAAATCTCTCTAAAACGCTAAAATACAAAGCAGTGTTTATCTTTCATGGGATGgggacggctttggcatcaactctggACTATTTAAACTTCTTTGAGTCAAAAGCAGGTAGAAGTACGCAAGTTTATttagtgtgtgaaacaaataacgttttctattctattcatgctTTGagagtgtatggtggactgccccactgactgacatccatagcggtgagtacgtcacgttgttcattaTCCAATAGCATGAGGAGACGGTCTGAAAGGCAACCGTGGATACCACCACACGACTGAGAGGCATGAACGGGTTGCCAGGCTAGCCCAAGCTGTATGAGCTAAATGAAGGTGAGCTGCGTTGAGCTATGAACCACACCAAATATAGCAAATACTGCTGAGGAGCGACCCGCAGTGAGTGAGGCAATCATACCAGACCCGTTTCATGTCTGACTAAAAAGTAGAAGTTTTCTACAAAAAAtaaaatttgtattttttataCCAAATGTATGGGTGGCTGGTGTATTCTTGAGCAGATAAAAATGAAAACCACAATAAATCATTTTCGTTTCATTTCTAAACAACTGAATCTTGGTGGCCTGTGAGGACTTTCAGCTTTGGACAAGCTGGGAGACCCCTGGGTCAGATCTCACAAAGCAGCCATCAGCGGTGTTCCTCCTCTAGGACAGGCACACCAGCAGATGCAGAGTGAGCCTTCCTTCATTCAGACATGACGCTGAGCAACCTCGAAGCCAAAAGAgagttggaggagcagcatcatCTGTGATGGTTTGACCCTTTTAAACCTAATTTGGAACAGTCTGGAACCGCCCGGAAGCTTCGGTTGCACTCACTCGTCTCCTTCAGGACAGGTACCCGTCCCCTCATCGTACTTGGTGCAGTAGACATCTGGGCTGTAGTTGAAGGTTCCGTCCCGTCTGCGGATGGGTCTCCGGCGCCTCTGGTTAAGGAAATGCCAGTGGAAACAGGAAAAGGGCCGGTGTTGTGTACATTTGTGCTGAACAAACAGGGGACACTGCTCAGTTCTGAACTCTTTGAgatatctgcaaaaaaaaaaaaagaggacaaCAAATGAGTGTGAGACATGTGAGTCAGTGTTGATGTTTGTAGACAAACATGCTAAGTCCTAATAAACAACAATGGTTTCTAATGATCAAACCCAAAGCTAGTCCCATTTGTTCTTGTAAAACTGGTCCCCAGTCAGTAGCTGTTCTATAAAGCTGGTTGAAATGTTTTTTGCAATAGCTACACGATTGTAACCAAAATGTAGCTTTAATAAAGCACAGCTGCTTTCAGAGGAAGGCTAGGCCTCTTCAACAAAAACAACAGCGCTCATCAGCATAGGCTGCGTCATTTTGCCCAGTAAAAGTTCATTGCGTAAACACTAAAGATAAGCAAATGTAGTTTTGTGAGTAAACCTGCACGTGAAGTCACGTATAACCAGTTACGTACGTGTAATGTTGAGGTTTCTCAGGCTGTACGTTCAACACGGTTGCAGGAGACGTCGAGCCCCCTGCGGGGGAGGACGAAGAAGACGAGGAGGGTACTCCGGTAGTCGTTGCTACCGAAGACGACGGGGGCTGTGGATTTGTTTTAGACATTTAAGCAGCCTGAAACCTAACAAGAAGCTTGTTTTTAGCTTGCTAGCTAGCTATCCTTATTAGCTTCGAAATCCGCATTCTCCAACGATGTGAGCTTGCGCAAGGCGAGGGGAAGTAGTAGAAAAAGGACAATCAGAAACAACAAAGAATTGTGGGAAATGAAGTTATTTTCTTACTTAACGAATGTTTGTTTGAATTAAGAAAACACCGGTCAGACTGGATTATGCACCTTGATAGCAGAACATAAAATAAGGCCATATTAAACTTCCATTTAGAAAACAAGGAGCAATATTcgttatttttaatcatttttaacacTTTGTTCTAATTGGCTGTCTCGTCCTCGCTCTGCTAAGTGAGCCAATGAGGATGTAGGATGTTACAGACATGACGTCACGTTAAAGTATTAATAGTTTCGTTCGCGGTCTCGCTTACAGTCTTGTCCAACTGCGAAATCCGGTTCAGGCTTTCCTTTAACAGCTACTTCAATTGAAAGAACAACGTCCTAAAGGTAAATATAACCTCTTCGATATGTTCATACAACGTCTATATAAAACTAGTTATTGTGGTATTTTTTTGTTGATTGTGTTTTTTGTTTACAAGAATATTTGCGCCAACATGTCGACTCGTCGGTTGCGTTCACTAAAAATAGAACAATGGAAACCGAAAACTATTCACATTTTTCTCTAAATGTCGCGGTCTGGTCAGATTTCAAACTGGTGGATGAAAAGAAGCTTGAACTTGGGATATTGGGTAGATGTTGTACATTGGTTGAAATCCACACTAGATAAGGTTGTTGGGCTTGTGATGAAATTGTATAGAATCGCTAGGGACGAAAATAAAAATGGCGAGGTCGAAAAGAAGAGCCGCTCTGCTTCAGCCGCCATTTGTTATGAtaaaaatgctaacagttagcattagcttaATACCCACCGTAGGTAAACGAAGTCAAGAATAATAAAACATTGTATTATCTAAGGTAATTGTTTGTTTTTAGCGACTTTCTGTGAGTTTTGTGGCGTTTTTAGTAATAATTTTGTAAACTACACGCGATTGTTGTCGAAGGCCGACGCCTCCCTCCATGGTTACAGCTTTGGGGGAGGGGTGCTTGTTGCGTTAGCTTGCCTCTTGTGCGTTCGCGGTATTTCCCCTCCGGGTTTGAAACGTTAGGGAGGCTGCTGACTTTTAAGTAACGATCTTTTGTGTTTCATGAAGTTCGCTATGGCTCGTACGAAGCAGACAGCCCGTAAATCCACTGGAGGAAAGGCGCCAAGGAAGCAACTCGCCACCAAGGCAGCCAGGAAGAGTGCCCCGTCCACAGGGGGCGTTAAGAAGCCCCATCGTTACAGGTATGAATCATTACACTAAACTATTGTCACCACGTAAAAATTCTGGTTTGTCATTACAGGATTtgaatcttttttctttttttttgttctagGCCCGGAACTGTGGCCCTGAGGGAGATCCGTCGTTACCAGAAGTCCACAGAGTTGCTGATCCGCAAGCTTCCCTTCCAGCGCCTTGTGAGGGAAATCGCTCAGGATTTCAAGACTGATCTGCGTTTCCAGAGTGCTGCCATCGGAGCTCTCCAGGTGAGTGGTTTAAAAGTATGCTTGCAAATGTTCTGAGTGGTTTTGGTTTTTTTACTCAACCATGTTAATTGTTGTTCCACTTGACAGGAGGCAAGTGAGGCTTACCTTGTGGGTCTGTTTGAGGACACCAACCTGTGTGCCATCC
This Nothobranchius furzeri strain GRZ-AD chromosome 16, NfurGRZ-RIMD1, whole genome shotgun sequence DNA region includes the following protein-coding sequences:
- the LOC107388308 gene encoding histone H3.3A; the protein is MARTKQTARKSTGGKAPRKQLATKAARKSAPSTGGVKKPHRYRPGTVALREIRRYQKSTELLIRKLPFQRLVREIAQDFKTDLRFQSAAIGALQEASEAYLVGLFEDTNLCAIHAKRVTIMPKDIQLARRIRGERA